The sequence below is a genomic window from Ipomoea triloba cultivar NCNSP0323 chromosome 10, ASM357664v1.
AATTCTCACTAGCCAAAGCCATGAAAAAGGTTGGTCTTTCACTCTTTTGACCATTTAAGACTTGCATTATTCTGGGAAATTTCATAAACAGAATACTGAGTGGTAATTGATCATGCTTTCTGAGTGGTAAGTCTTGATTGCATGTGGCATTAGGGTAAAAACTTAGAACCCATTCTCAAATGAAGTTAGTTCATGATTTCTAGTCTAGCAAGAATAAGATTTGAACAGACTAAAACTGTGAAGGGAACAGAGAATTGCATCTGCAGCTATAGAAAACCTCAATCATTAAACTTTGTCAGCAGCTAAAACCATTTCACTTAAATTGACCCACAGATCCAAAGCTTCCTGTCCTATTGAAGCTGTTGACCTGGACGCAAAACCAGCTCGGTGAGAAAGTTGCGTACCCTCGTATAAACGATGTATCTACTGCTGTACTTGAAGATCCTgctgtttgaactttgaaatgcagaataacaaatttaatttcttattatagGCGCTTCTATTTTTGTGGTGTTAGTTCTTTTTGTCCAGTTCAGGAAGAATATGCATATAACTAGGAAACTTAAATAACTTTCGTTACTCCTAAGTTTGTCCCGTGGGAGCTATCTATTGGCTTTCTCAGTTTGAACCGGTCATTTATAGGCAATCTAGCTAGGTTGATCTTTTATCAGCTACAGTAATaaggcaattgttataccatgtgAACCTTGAAAAATTTTTATACCTTgagttaacacattctgtatcTACAACTAatagtttttgtacatgtaaacaaataacttaataattgctACGAATGatatgatagctacaagtataaaaattttcaactgcaggtataaaatgtgtcaactacagatacagaatCTAAAGATTATATTTGGATTACGATCTACAATGCAAACTACACCCTGATTCATGGTTTAATTTGCCGATATAAGGTGGGTTTCACTCAAagcacacattcgggtgcaactACGGACTTTCGGTCTTTCTATGTGAATCAAAGATAACTAGGATACTTTGAATAAACCATCATTCAATACAAAGCCGTCTGGATTTATAGTATAAAAGTATTTCGATGTGTCCTAAACCTCATGTGTATTGTCTTGATCCATGTTAGCAACTCCTATGACGATATTAACAAATAGCATCTCGTTGAAGTCTCCGCTTGCCTAATTCTCATCTCTTTTTATATTTAGGAGCTCACAAGTCACAATTCACAAACCAAATAGCCACTCATCATACATGCAGCTCCTCCACTCACCGGCAGCCCCTGTGGGCTGCCGTCCCTTTTTCCCACCGCCGTCAAGGTCGCCGGAAAATTCCATGTCAAAGCGGTGCATATTTGCGTCGTTTTGCTCGAATGATCCGGCAAGTAATGATGTCTCTAATTGGATAGCGTGTTATAATCCTTCTGAAAACACGTTGAGTTTTGTTAGCCGGATCCCCGACCTAATCGAGAATCATGTGTTGAAGGATTTTGCCATGGTTTCCATCGGAGACTCGATTTACATAATCGGCGGTCGGCTCTGCTCGAAAGATAGAACTGAAAACGTGGATGGTTCTGAAGAGTTTTATGATGTTGATGTGAAAATACTTTCTTCAGTATACAACTACAATACCATTAGTAGGCAATGGTCTAATTGTGCACCGCTAAATGTACCACGCTATAATTTTGCTTGCACCATTTGGGACAACAAGATCTACGTGGCAGGAGGGCAGTCCACGCTGGGCAGTGCTAGGGCCATCTCATCTGCCGAGGGGTACGATCCCGTCTTGGATCGATGGGTCCCACTGCAAGATATGACTAGGAAAAGATACAAGTGTGTGGGTGTGACGTGGCAAGGGAAAATCTATGTGGTGGGTGGGTTCGTGGAAGGGGGAATGCAGTACGTGGAGCGTTGCTCAGCCGAAGTGTATGATGTGGCAAGCGATCAGTGGGGTCTTGTGGCAGGGATGTGGCAATTGGACGTGCCACCTAATCAAATTGTTGACGTGGATGGTAGGTTGTTTAGCTCTGGGGATTGTCTTACTGCATGGAAGGGTCACATTGAAGCCTATGATGGGCAACTTAACATTTGGTACATGGTTGAAGGATCACAAAAGCGATTTTTTCCATGCGAGGAAATCGGACAGCCGATTGAACGATTATATTTGACAATGGCCCCATTGGGGTCCCATCTCTACTTCTTGGTGGGCTATCGAACGACCAATGAGCCATCAAAGACAATATCAATGGTCCATTCTTTTGACACGTCAGAAGGTAAATGGAAGAGTTTTGAACCAATACAATATGATGGAGAAAGGGAGCTTTGTAGCCATTGTTGTGTAGTTCACCACTCTTAAATCTTAAAGCTAAAACCCCTAGAAAGTCGTTGCATGATTCTAGACAGACATCATGACATATTGACATGTAACAGAAATATAGTATTTTTGAAATCTAGCTTGCTTTAATATAAACGTTTACCGTGAATAGAAAATGTTAAATGCTTATATTATTCcttaaaaaagaatttaaaaatgaggggtttaaaaaagaatttaaaaatgagGGGTTTAAAAAAGACATAAACAAAAATTGCACTAAAGAGAAATTAACAAATCACAAATAAACACATAGAGGGCTGTTAGTCTAAACCTGCAGCCCCTACTCGATGATTTGCACGGGATAAACCCCACTATTGCATAATAGCTTGCAAACTATACAGTAGAAGTAAACCGCACTAGCTCAATCAAAAGAGTGTTGACAATACATGAACTCGTAATGTTTCAACCCTCAACCCTTTTATGggcaaaaaatttaaaaaaaaaatcccattaTTCTTCCCCTCTGTACAAGGTGGGCATCCACAAGTGATGTAACCAGGATCTCTAAGCCACTTTTTTCCCACATCCCCTCTGCGCTACAGCTCTGTAAAGTGGTAACAATCACCATTCAAGAAAGCAAACGACAGACCAATCCAAAAacagtaattaattaaagatgTTATAAATCCATGAACTGTTCTGCGCAGCACTGCCTATGATCAACTCCCACTTTTTGCAACAATAATTGATGAATCGACAATTCGGAGGGATCGTACGTATTATCGTTGTCACTTACGTACACTTGGGACATTACATGCAATGCCTACATTCATTTTCACTTGTCCTATGCAATTATCTAAACTCCCACCCACACTTAATCCAAGGGGTTGCCAACAATGTGGTAAAGACCTTGGGTCACTGCCACATGGTGTATCTTGATTAATGGTGGCAATAAATAAACATGCTTTTAGTTAGGGCGTGCGGGTGTCGAAGTATGATATAGTTTGAATTAGACATAGATTAATATGAATTTGAGCTACGAAAACAGCTATGGTTGAGTTTGATTGACAAATTACAAGTTTTTATAGATATTGTTAATGAGTTTGACGGATTTGAACTTAAAGTTCAACTTACTAAAAGAAGACACTTAAGACTTGAGACTTGCTTCCATCAGTATTGTGGGGTTCAATTTTTGTCACGAATATTAAATGTTTGAGTTTGTATTATTGGTCTACTCATGCGCATAAGTGTATATACAGTTTGACGTTAAATCTCGAAATTATATTGACTCGATTTACTTCCTCATGAGCATATGGACGAGTTTATGAGGTCCATGGTGATGTAGTCTGGCGAAgctattgtttattttttcaaataattcttTTACTTTTGACCATTTATCTTTAATTCGTGAACATTTTATCTCGTATGatgaatatataacattaaactATAAAGTTAGTTATGTTTCTATTCAACTTATGTATTGTTAATGATGGAATGCCACAACCACACGTAGGCCACCAAAATGTTGCAATTTGCCTTCAATAATGGATATGGTATACTAACCCAATAATACTCAATTCAATTTGGctacattttacttgtattaATAGATAAACACAATAATCACCTTGATTGTCGTGATTGGTTATGTAAAACTCTCATTCCTTAAGAGAAATCGAGAGTTTAAATCCCTtcttgtatgaaaaaatcaTTATGTCAATCCTTTTTCTCTTTGCATACATTTCATCTATCTAATTTATTTCTTGTCAAActataaatagttgaaaatgTGAATTGTGTGACGGCCAACAATTGAAAACATGAATTCTGGTTCAAATGAACCTTACCATAGATAGCTAGACACATTAAgggctttttatttttatttatttttttgagtttttttttttggggtgacaTGATtacgtaaaaaaaaatgttataccATTGGCCTTGCTACATTGCTACCTCTTCACTATTGTGAACAACCATTGCTTGAAATGGCATCGTCATTGTTGCTACCTTGTTTTCCAATATGTTTTTTCcgtttgatctttttttttttttttacttattactccgtacttttttttaatcaaatatgaGGAGGGATACcgatcaacaaaaaaaaaaaaaaattcatttgcaCAACATGAGCTTTCTTAGGTTCAAGAGACACCAAAAATTTAATCCAACATAAATTGTTTTGCCCTTGAAGTTAAGGAGGATAAGCCATCACCTGCAACGTACCCTCGTGAATATTAGGTGGAGACACTCATCGAAAAGTCATCAACTTTATTTTGATCTAAAAACGTGTTGAACATATCCCTACATCATCCCAAATTTGCTTGTTGATCAAATGGGGAATTGATTTATCAAcatattattgtttattttacaaattgtttttgtttttttttttaattttcaaatgtgATTATGCTCGGATTCATCAACATataatttcaataatgtttccaATTCTAGTTTATTACTAAGTAGATCGAAATACTACTTTTACAGAAATTTATTccaattactatatatattcttccctactaaaattattacatggagTGGCATAAGAGCAACCtcatttgttaagatttttgtGAGTTTTTAGCTTGCCACATAGGAGAGAGGAGAGATGAGAGAGGGGAatatgagaaagaaaaaaaaaagagaaaaaaaatgtctGACAAgtgaaataacaaataaaaaatgttgtTTTACACGCCGAGCCTTGTGCATACGCACATGgggccactttttttttttggcacatTGAGAAAACAAAAACCAATATCTCCTGCAAGAACCCAATACATTCTCTCTCCTTTACATATGCATTCAGACGTGTAAAAACCTTTCAATGCAAAATCCACCTATTAGGGATGCTCTtaggaaaaactattttatgtTATCTATTCGTGAATTGATTAATTCTATTGTAATAACAAACATCATTTTGTGATTAATGAGATAGAAGTGTCTAACatgacttattattattattattattattattattattattatttacaaatttctCACTTTGTaaaattcactattttcacCTCCAAAATGACTTCacttcttatttaatttaattaattacataggacatgaaaaaaaaaaaaaaacaagacaaAACCGggaacattaaaaataaacaaacaaaaaaaaaaagcaccaCCTACCACAATTGCCCCTGATCATCCACGCTATTACGATTTAACCAAGAAGTTCCTAAAGAAAAATGAAACATTCCAGGGATACAAGTGGATTTTCCAGGGACTCGTTAGAATATGTTGGGGGCCACTTTTCTCTACTGTCTCTGTTAGAATAACTTTCTTCTAACCTCCGGCTCTTGTCGCCCAATTCGGATCTGACCCGCTCAAGCGATCTTCCCGTTTTCCTCGCCGACGGACTCCGACATGACCCGATTCTTGCATTTCCGTTATCGGCATGCATTATCGGTGACCTCGATCTCAGGCCGCCGGAGATCTCGCCGTTGTCCATCCTTGACACATTACCCGGGGAGCCCTGGCCGGGATCCCTCCCGGGGCTTGATCTTGCGCGGCCGGGGGACGGCTCAAATCTCCTCGACGGCGACCGGCCGACGCCGTTTTTTTCGGGAACGGACCGTTTTTGGACCCTCGCCGGCGGGGACCTCCGGCGGGCCTCTATGACGTCATCTCCGTGATCTCTCTTGCAGATCTCGGGGGAGAAAATCTCGCCGGAGAGCCCATCGGACCGGAAAACCATCCCGCCGGCGGGAGGTTTCCGGCCGTTTTCGGTGCGCTTCACCGCCGGCGGCGGCGAATTCTTCGGCGGGTGGGACCCATTCGCCGGAACCGGCGGTGGGTTCTTGCGAACGGTGGGGGTTTCGGAGAGGACTTCTTTGACCGTCTCCTCTTCCGGCAACGGGTGGTGGGGTGGCAGAGTTTTCCGTTCAGAATTCTGCGGCGGTTCTTTGGTGGCGGAGCTAACGCAACAGTTACCCATTTGTGTACTGACTGCGGAGAGTGCTTTCAGATGGGAAGTGAAGGTGGCGGCGGAGAGATGGAGGAGGGAAATACGAGATGTGGCGTTGGTTCCATTGGAGTGTGAAGTGAGGAGTAATATTTATTGTGTGATGGGGAGATCCAAGCCAGCATTACATTCCTCTCAGCATGCCACGTCATGATCAAACTttattgagaaaataaattaattataacctGAGATGCCAcactaaattttatgtttttgttttaatcatAACACTTTATTTCAtgtaacaaataaaaatgtaataattcgTGTTATGATTAATCAATATATTAGTAACTAAACTTTATGTATGGGTTGGAAATGATGAGGATTATAACTTTTTTACTTGGACATGTGTTTATGTTCTGTTTTTATAATTGGGGTCATGTGCGTTCATTTTTAGTCAAGTGTCAGGTAACTGGCTCTCTATGTTCATGCTCGATCATGTACCATATATGTCAGTGGTCTTATGTGCAGATGTCTATAACCAATAGAGTCTCCACGCGTAGAGTTATAGTTAACAGTTAACAACTAAGCGTTTTTGCATAGCATGCATTTCCCAATAATATGTGTTTAATGTGCAAAGTCAATGGGAGTTGTCTAAAGTTAGGGTCTTTTGGGGTTCCATATTTAATTGGCATTTTATAACCATATTATCCTTAACTAGATGTTTGGTCATGTGTCAGGTGACTGGTTACTTTTGTCCATACTCAGGCATGTGCAATATCTGTGCACATATTTGTCTTTAATAAAGTCTCCACGCTTAAAATTCGTAATGATTACAGATTGAATTGATCATATAAGAGAGATTGACGACAAGGGCAGCCCAAGTagtaagagagttacacctgcaaTCGAGAGGTCGTGGGTTTGAACCTCAAGTCCTtaggtttgagccggtcagctatgggtaacttaggctggtttacctccttgtggt
It includes:
- the LOC116033382 gene encoding splicing factor, proline- and glutamine-rich-like, translated to MGNCCVSSATKEPPQNSERKTLPPHHPLPEEETVKEVLSETPTVRKNPPPVPANGSHPPKNSPPPAVKRTENGRKPPAGGMVFRSDGLSGEIFSPEICKRDHGDDVIEARRRSPPARVQKRSVPEKNGVGRSPSRRFEPSPGRARSSPGRDPGQGSPGNVSRMDNGEISGGLRSRSPIMHADNGNARIGSCRSPSARKTGRSLERVRSELGDKSRRLEESYSNRDSREKWPPTYSNESLENPLVSLECFIFL
- the LOC116033381 gene encoding kelch-like protein 28, which translates into the protein MQLLHSPAAPVGCRPFFPPPSRSPENSMSKRCIFASFCSNDPASNDVSNWIACYNPSENTLSFVSRIPDLIENHVLKDFAMVSIGDSIYIIGGRLCSKDRTENVDGSEEFYDVDVKILSSVYNYNTISRQWSNCAPLNVPRYNFACTIWDNKIYVAGGQSTLGSARAISSAEGYDPVLDRWVPLQDMTRKRYKCVGVTWQGKIYVVGGFVEGGMQYVERCSAEVYDVASDQWGLVAGMWQLDVPPNQIVDVDGRLFSSGDCLTAWKGHIEAYDGQLNIWYMVEGSQKRFFPCEEIGQPIERLYLTMAPLGSHLYFLVGYRTTNEPSKTISMVHSFDTSEGKWKSFEPIQYDGERELCSHCCVVHHS